In one window of Pseudomonas benzenivorans DNA:
- a CDS encoding aminotransferase-like domain-containing protein: protein MAFSERVARLKSSLIREILAAAQRPEVMSFAGGLPAEPMLPRVEWREMPASMGQYGMSEGEPALREIIAAEARALGVPCEASQVLIVSGSQQTLDLASKLFIDPGTEVLVEAPTYLAALQAFQLFGAHCIAVPQEADGPELDALRQRLERHKPAFAYLIPTFQNPSGTRYSEAKRDAVAALLDEFGVTLIEDEPYRELVFDDALATPIVSRLRKASWIYTGTVSKTLLPGLRVGYLIATPDLFPYLLRLKQSADLHTNRIGQWQALQWLGSEQYRGHLAELRDFYRLRRDAMQAALLEHFADLAEWQIPQGGLFFWLTLKQPLDTRTLLAPALEQDVAFMPGEPFFIEPDRHPGHLRLNFSHVAPERLGEGLKRLAEVIRQAQSGLAA from the coding sequence ATGGCCTTCTCCGAACGCGTTGCCCGCCTGAAAAGCTCCCTGATCCGTGAAATCCTCGCCGCGGCGCAGCGTCCGGAAGTCATGTCGTTCGCCGGCGGCCTGCCTGCCGAGCCCATGCTGCCCAGGGTCGAGTGGCGCGAGATGCCGGCCAGCATGGGCCAGTACGGCATGAGCGAGGGCGAGCCGGCCCTGCGCGAGATCATCGCCGCCGAGGCCCGAGCCCTGGGCGTGCCCTGCGAGGCCAGCCAGGTGCTGATCGTCAGCGGCTCGCAGCAGACCCTGGACCTGGCCAGCAAGCTGTTTATCGACCCGGGTACGGAAGTTCTTGTGGAGGCGCCCACCTACCTGGCGGCCCTGCAGGCCTTCCAGCTGTTCGGCGCCCACTGTATCGCTGTGCCCCAGGAGGCCGACGGCCCCGAGCTGGACGCCCTGCGCCAACGTCTGGAGCGGCACAAGCCGGCCTTCGCCTACCTGATCCCGACCTTCCAGAATCCGTCCGGCACCCGCTACAGCGAGGCCAAGCGTGATGCCGTGGCGGCGCTGCTGGACGAGTTCGGCGTGACCCTGATCGAGGACGAGCCCTATCGCGAACTGGTGTTCGACGATGCGCTGGCCACCCCCATCGTCAGCCGCCTGCGCAAGGCCAGCTGGATCTATACCGGTACCGTATCCAAGACGCTGCTGCCCGGCCTGCGCGTCGGCTACCTGATCGCCACGCCCGACCTGTTCCCCTACCTGCTGCGCCTGAAGCAGTCGGCGGACCTGCACACCAACCGCATCGGCCAGTGGCAGGCCTTGCAGTGGTTGGGTAGCGAGCAGTATCGCGGCCATCTGGCCGAGCTGCGCGACTTCTACCGGCTGCGCCGCGATGCCATGCAGGCGGCGTTGCTGGAGCATTTCGCCGATCTGGCCGAGTGGCAGATTCCCCAGGGCGGGCTGTTCTTCTGGCTGACCCTCAAGCAGCCGCTGGATACCCGGACTCTGCTGGCGCCGGCGCTGGAGCAGGACGTCGCATTCATGCCGGGCGAGCCGTTCTTTATCGAGCCGGACCGCC
- a CDS encoding MarR family winged helix-turn-helix transcriptional regulator, with protein sequence MLDLKSPTTQQAAMEAFFFGYQAFTAKADEMLARRGLSRVHQRILFFIAKYPGLSVKQLLGYLGVSKQALSTPLRQLQEMHLVSSAAATEDKRKRLLGITAEGAKLEQALRREQAKLLQRAFAEAGEEAVRGWLEVNLALSGKRQVSSDQERQSP encoded by the coding sequence ATGCTTGACCTTAAAAGCCCGACCACTCAGCAGGCCGCCATGGAAGCCTTCTTCTTCGGCTACCAGGCATTCACCGCCAAGGCCGACGAGATGCTGGCGCGTCGTGGTCTGTCCAGGGTGCACCAACGCATCCTGTTCTTCATCGCCAAGTACCCGGGCCTGAGCGTCAAGCAGCTGCTCGGCTACCTGGGTGTGAGCAAGCAGGCCCTGAGCACACCGCTGCGCCAGCTGCAGGAGATGCACCTGGTCAGCAGCGCCGCCGCCACGGAGGACAAGCGCAAGCGCCTGCTCGGCATCACCGCCGAGGGCGCCAAGCTGGAACAGGCCCTGCGCCGCGAGCAGGCCAAGCTGCTGCAGCGGGCCTTCGCCGAGGCCGGCGAAGAGGCGGTCAGGGGCTGGCTGGAGGTCAATCTGGCCTTGAGCGGCAAACGCCAGGTCAGTTCCGACCAAGAACGACAAAGCCCGTAA
- a CDS encoding LysE family translocator: MTAELLLAFVLFAFVTSVTPGPNNTMLLASGANFGLRRSLPHMLGISLGLMLLVLAVGLGLGQLFEQVPLFYSLLRYFGAAYLLYLAWKIARAGAPDSTGARSAKPFSFLQAATFQWVNPKAWIMAIGAITTYTPQENFLTNVVLIAALFALVNCPTMSVWTVAGSLLRTWLNDPRILRRFNIGMALLLVTSLYPILADFGGARS, from the coding sequence ATGACTGCCGAACTGCTGCTCGCCTTCGTTCTCTTCGCCTTCGTCACCTCGGTGACGCCGGGGCCTAACAACACCATGCTGCTCGCCTCCGGGGCGAACTTCGGCCTGCGCCGCAGCCTGCCCCACATGCTCGGCATCAGCCTGGGCTTGATGCTGCTGGTGCTGGCGGTCGGCCTGGGCCTCGGCCAGCTGTTCGAGCAGGTGCCGCTGTTCTACAGCCTGCTGCGCTACTTCGGTGCCGCCTATCTGCTGTACCTGGCCTGGAAGATCGCCCGGGCCGGCGCACCGGACAGCACGGGAGCCCGCAGTGCCAAGCCATTCAGCTTCCTCCAGGCGGCGACCTTCCAGTGGGTCAACCCCAAGGCCTGGATCATGGCCATCGGCGCCATCACCACCTACACGCCGCAGGAGAACTTCCTGACCAACGTGGTGCTGATCGCCGCCCTGTTCGCCCTGGTCAACTGCCCGACCATGAGTGTCTGGACGGTGGCCGGCAGCCTGTTGCGCACCTGGCTGAACGACCCGCGCATACTGCGCCGCTTCAATATCGGCATGGCCCTGTTGCTGGTCACCTCGCTCTACCCGATTCTGGCCGACTTCGGAGGCGCCCGATCATGA